Proteins encoded within one genomic window of Gallus gallus isolate bGalGal1 chromosome 1, bGalGal1.mat.broiler.GRCg7b, whole genome shotgun sequence:
- the DGAT2 gene encoding diacylglycerol O-acyltransferase 2 isoform X2, with protein MKTIIAAYSGVLRGTGSSILSALQDLFWLSKSKVEKQLQIISVLQWVLTFLIMGIACTLILMYILCTDCWAIAALYLAWLVFDWNTPKKGGRRSQWVRNWAIWRYFRDYFPIRLVKTHNLLTTRNYIFGYHPHGIMGLGAFCNFSTEATGVSQKFPGIRPYLATLAGNFRMPILRDYLMSGGICPVNRDSIDYILSKNGSGNAIIIVVGGAAESLNCTPGKNSVTLRNRKGFVKLALRHGADLVPVYSFGENEVYKQVIFEEGSWGRWVQKKFQKHIGFAPCIFHGRGLFSSNTWGLLPYSKPITTVVGEPITIPKIDNPSQKEVDFYHSVYVDSLIKLFDKYKGRFGLPETEVLEVN; from the exons ATGAAAACCATCATCGCCGCGTACTCGGGGGTGCTGCGAG GTACGGGGTCGAGcattctctctgctctgcaggactTGTTCTGGCTGTCTAAATCCAAAGTAGAGAAACAACTGCAGATCATCTCCGTGCTGCAATGGGTCCTCACGTTCCTCATCATGG GTATTGCTTGCACTTTAATCCTCATGTACATCCTGTGCACAGATTGCTGGGCGATCGCTGCTCTGTATTTAGCCTGGCTGGTGTTCGACTGGAATACACCAAAGAAAG GTGGAAGAAGATCCCAGTGGGTGAGAAATTGGGCTATATGGAGGTACTTCAGGGATTATTTCCCAATAAGA ctggtGAAAACCCACAACCTGCTGACCACCAGGAATTACATCTTCGGTTACCATCCGCATGGCATCATGGGCTTGGGAGCCTTTTGCAACTTCAGCACAGAGGCCACGGGAGTCAGCCAGAAATTCCCTGGGATCCGGCCGTACCTGGCCACCCTGGCTGGGAACTTCAGGATGCCCATCCTGAGGGACTACTTAATGTCTGGGG GTATATGTCCCGTGAACCGTGACAGCATAGACTACATCTTGTCCAAGAATGGCAGTGGCAATGCCATCATCATCGTGGTGGGAGGAGCAGCGGAGTCCCTCAACTGCACCCCTGGGAAGAACTCGGTGACACTGAGAAACAGGAAGGGATTTGTGAAACTGGCACTGCGGCACGG TGCCGACTTGGTTCCTGTCTACTCTTTTGGGGAGAACGAAGTGTACAAGCAGGTGATCTTTGAGGAGGGCTCCTGGGGAAGATGGGTTCAGAAGAAGTTTCAGAAGCACATTGGCTTTGCTCCATGCATCTTCCATGGCCGTGGGCTCTTCTCTTCGAACACATGGGGCTTGCTGCCGTACTCCAAGCCCATCACCACTGTTG TGGGCGAACCCATCACCATCCCAAAGATCGATAACCCATCTCAGAAGGAAGTGGACTTCTACCACAGCGTGTACGTGGACTCCCTGATCAAGCTCTTTGACAAGTACAAAGGCAGGTTCGGGTTGCCAGAGACTGAGGTCCTGGAAGTCAACTGA
- the DGAT2 gene encoding diacylglycerol O-acyltransferase 2 isoform X1 — MQMDGRGWGVWSLSSSSFIMGTGSSILSALQDLFWLSKSKVEKQLQIISVLQWVLTFLIMGIACTLILMYILCTDCWAIAALYLAWLVFDWNTPKKGGRRSQWVRNWAIWRYFRDYFPIRLVKTHNLLTTRNYIFGYHPHGIMGLGAFCNFSTEATGVSQKFPGIRPYLATLAGNFRMPILRDYLMSGGICPVNRDSIDYILSKNGSGNAIIIVVGGAAESLNCTPGKNSVTLRNRKGFVKLALRHGADLVPVYSFGENEVYKQVIFEEGSWGRWVQKKFQKHIGFAPCIFHGRGLFSSNTWGLLPYSKPITTVVGEPITIPKIDNPSQKEVDFYHSVYVDSLIKLFDKYKGRFGLPETEVLEVN, encoded by the exons ATGCAAATGGATGGCAGAGGCTGGGGTGTGTGGAGCCTGTCCTCCTCATCCTTCATCATGG GTACGGGGTCGAGcattctctctgctctgcaggactTGTTCTGGCTGTCTAAATCCAAAGTAGAGAAACAACTGCAGATCATCTCCGTGCTGCAATGGGTCCTCACGTTCCTCATCATGG GTATTGCTTGCACTTTAATCCTCATGTACATCCTGTGCACAGATTGCTGGGCGATCGCTGCTCTGTATTTAGCCTGGCTGGTGTTCGACTGGAATACACCAAAGAAAG GTGGAAGAAGATCCCAGTGGGTGAGAAATTGGGCTATATGGAGGTACTTCAGGGATTATTTCCCAATAAGA ctggtGAAAACCCACAACCTGCTGACCACCAGGAATTACATCTTCGGTTACCATCCGCATGGCATCATGGGCTTGGGAGCCTTTTGCAACTTCAGCACAGAGGCCACGGGAGTCAGCCAGAAATTCCCTGGGATCCGGCCGTACCTGGCCACCCTGGCTGGGAACTTCAGGATGCCCATCCTGAGGGACTACTTAATGTCTGGGG GTATATGTCCCGTGAACCGTGACAGCATAGACTACATCTTGTCCAAGAATGGCAGTGGCAATGCCATCATCATCGTGGTGGGAGGAGCAGCGGAGTCCCTCAACTGCACCCCTGGGAAGAACTCGGTGACACTGAGAAACAGGAAGGGATTTGTGAAACTGGCACTGCGGCACGG TGCCGACTTGGTTCCTGTCTACTCTTTTGGGGAGAACGAAGTGTACAAGCAGGTGATCTTTGAGGAGGGCTCCTGGGGAAGATGGGTTCAGAAGAAGTTTCAGAAGCACATTGGCTTTGCTCCATGCATCTTCCATGGCCGTGGGCTCTTCTCTTCGAACACATGGGGCTTGCTGCCGTACTCCAAGCCCATCACCACTGTTG TGGGCGAACCCATCACCATCCCAAAGATCGATAACCCATCTCAGAAGGAAGTGGACTTCTACCACAGCGTGTACGTGGACTCCCTGATCAAGCTCTTTGACAAGTACAAAGGCAGGTTCGGGTTGCCAGAGACTGAGGTCCTGGAAGTCAACTGA